A single genomic interval of uncultured Desulfobacter sp. harbors:
- a CDS encoding ATP-binding protein — protein MKQKSLKNRHIQNRLPPDSEKRIVILTGARQTGKTTLVKSFYQDLNYLNLDAVEYRDIIHQTSTLAWHRVIGPAVIDEAQKEPSVFEKVKFAYDAGDVSFSVLTGSSQILLLKNIRETLAGRAFLFELWPLLQSEIQSHTDNGKMRDPLIRDIIAQTDLSNVLTQTSPVLFGEMEINCIETEDYLLKWGGMPALLPLSQEDRWTWLKDYCYLYLERDLADLAKLDDLRPFRKFQQLAALRSGKLLNYSELARDTGISVDTARRYLEYLKLSYQTITLQPFYRNLTSKVIKTPKLYWLDVGILRHLSGFKEGMTGELYETMVVGEIYKWVKTARSDAELTFYRTQSGMELDLLLKTESGYVGIEIKSRKTIVKKDWRIMTRIATELKEEWKGGLVVHRGNRIIELDPDLNIWAIPSRRLFQS, from the coding sequence ATGAAACAAAAATCCCTGAAGAATCGACATATCCAAAACCGTTTACCTCCAGATTCTGAAAAACGAATCGTTATTCTTACCGGTGCGAGGCAAACGGGTAAAACAACCCTGGTAAAATCATTTTATCAAGATTTGAACTATTTAAATCTTGATGCTGTCGAATACAGAGATATCATCCACCAAACATCTACATTGGCCTGGCATCGCGTCATCGGACCTGCCGTCATTGATGAAGCCCAGAAAGAACCGTCTGTCTTCGAAAAAGTCAAATTTGCCTACGATGCCGGAGATGTCTCATTCTCTGTGCTAACCGGCTCGAGTCAGATATTGCTTTTAAAAAATATAAGGGAAACCTTAGCTGGAAGGGCTTTTTTATTTGAACTTTGGCCCTTGCTTCAATCTGAAATTCAATCCCACACAGATAACGGGAAAATGCGTGATCCATTGATCCGGGACATCATTGCTCAAACTGATCTTTCCAACGTGTTAACACAAACATCCCCTGTTTTGTTTGGGGAAATGGAAATTAATTGCATTGAAACGGAAGATTACCTATTGAAATGGGGCGGAATGCCGGCCCTGTTGCCCTTATCCCAGGAAGACCGGTGGACGTGGCTAAAAGATTATTGTTATTTATATCTTGAGCGGGATCTGGCAGATCTGGCAAAACTGGACGATTTAAGACCCTTTCGAAAATTCCAACAACTGGCCGCGTTGAGGTCCGGAAAACTGCTGAACTATTCCGAACTGGCCCGGGATACAGGTATCAGCGTTGACACCGCCAGACGGTATCTTGAATATTTAAAGCTTTCTTATCAGACCATTACATTGCAACCCTTTTATCGAAACCTTACCAGCAAAGTCATCAAGACACCCAAGCTGTACTGGCTGGATGTCGGCATTTTAAGACACCTGTCCGGATTCAAGGAAGGGATGACCGGAGAACTATACGAAACCATGGTTGTCGGTGAAATTTACAAATGGGTAAAAACAGCCCGGTCTGATGCTGAACTGACGTTCTACAGAACCCAGTCCGGCATGGAATTGGATCTGCTGCTGAAAACGGAATCCGGTTATGTCGGTATTGAAATAAAGTCCCGTAAAACCATTGTAAAAAAAGATTGGCGCATCATGACCAGAATCGCAACTGAGCTGAAAGAGGAATGGAAAGGCGGTCTAGTCGTCCACAGGGGAAATCGCATTATCGAGTTGGACCCCGACCTGAACATCTGGGCAATTCCTTCTAGAAGGTTGTTCCAATCCTGA
- the corA gene encoding magnesium/cobalt transporter CorA translates to MPRFFRKSGKKAGSSPGLQVDVQTAVGTEPDICVLIYSKDTLETYHPPDIDAALPLIQKDKTAWIQVTGIHDHFAFSRMGELFNIHTLTLEDMVDPAHPPKFEDFDTYYYVTLRQLAFDPENHEISETQVSMAVMENLVIFVQDKPSPCLKAVEKRLYAGRGNIRTGGSGYLAYALIDAVVDHSFDVIGQIASAVEAVEHDMLEDLNSGHLEQIHRLKREVIFFNKQLRPVRGAILSLMKSESPFVSDAVIRFYTDILDHVNHILDAVTSLQELLSSMLDFYMSSQGNRMNEVMATLTIISTIFIPLSFLAGVYGMNFKFMPELEWQGGYFVLLGCMAMIGGAMVVFFKKKGWF, encoded by the coding sequence ATGCCCAGATTTTTTAGAAAGTCAGGAAAAAAAGCCGGATCTTCGCCGGGCCTGCAGGTTGATGTACAGACCGCGGTGGGCACAGAGCCGGATATTTGTGTTTTAATCTATTCTAAAGATACACTCGAAACATACCACCCCCCGGACATTGACGCCGCCCTGCCTTTGATTCAGAAAGATAAAACCGCATGGATTCAGGTGACCGGCATACATGATCATTTTGCTTTTTCAAGAATGGGTGAGTTGTTTAATATCCATACACTGACCCTGGAGGATATGGTTGACCCGGCACATCCTCCCAAGTTTGAAGATTTTGATACCTATTATTATGTCACGCTGAGACAACTGGCCTTTGATCCCGAGAATCATGAGATATCAGAAACCCAGGTCAGTATGGCCGTCATGGAAAACCTGGTGATTTTTGTCCAGGACAAACCGTCCCCCTGCCTTAAAGCAGTGGAAAAAAGACTGTATGCCGGAAGGGGAAATATACGTACAGGAGGTTCCGGTTACCTGGCGTATGCCCTGATTGATGCTGTCGTTGATCACTCTTTTGATGTGATCGGGCAGATTGCTTCGGCCGTGGAAGCTGTTGAACATGACATGCTTGAAGATTTAAATTCCGGTCACCTTGAGCAGATACATCGGCTGAAACGTGAGGTGATATTTTTCAATAAGCAGCTTCGGCCGGTGCGCGGGGCAATTCTCAGTTTGATGAAATCCGAATCCCCGTTTGTTTCGGATGCCGTTATCCGTTTTTATACGGATATTCTGGATCATGTTAATCATATTCTGGATGCGGTTACGTCTCTTCAAGAGCTTTTGTCCAGCATGCTTGATTTTTATATGTCATCCCAGGGCAACCGTATGAATGAGGTCATGGCAACCCTGACAATTATTTCCACTATTTTTATCCCCCTAAGTTTTCTTGCCGGAGTTTATGGTATGAATTTTAAATTTATGCCTGAACTTGAGTGGCAGGGCGGCTATTTCGTTTTACTGGGATGCATGGCGATGATTGGCGGTGCAATGGTTGTATTTTTTAAAAAGAAAGGGTGGTTCTAA